The Fusobacterium necrophorum subsp. necrophorum genome has a window encoding:
- a CDS encoding SprT family zinc-dependent metalloprotease — protein MKLQYRLTRKKIKRMILRVLEDGSLQVNAPFFVSQKQIDSFLEEQIPWIEKTRKKIQNQKKKKNPFQAHYQSGEKFSIFGKEVTLQLRVSESSSIYLGKRFLYVFYRQEESKKLRENIHHYFLNLLKESLEFYLKKYSEALQLFPSKFQIKTMKSAWGVYHTKGNDISFNSLLLSQTEEFIEYIVVHELCHLRYLNHQKEFWNLVASQIPNYREIRKSCRE, from the coding sequence ATGAAACTACAATATCGACTGACAAGAAAAAAAATAAAACGAATGATTTTACGAGTATTAGAAGACGGAAGTCTACAGGTAAATGCTCCTTTTTTCGTTTCCCAAAAACAAATTGACTCCTTTCTGGAAGAACAAATTCCTTGGATAGAAAAAACAAGAAAAAAGATACAAAATCAGAAAAAAAAGAAAAACCCTTTCCAAGCTCACTATCAATCCGGTGAAAAGTTTTCTATTTTCGGCAAAGAAGTCACTTTACAATTGAGAGTTTCAGAAAGTTCCTCCATTTATCTGGGAAAACGCTTCCTCTATGTTTTTTATCGTCAAGAGGAAAGCAAAAAATTGAGAGAAAACATCCACCACTATTTTTTGAACTTACTGAAAGAAAGTCTGGAATTCTATTTGAAAAAATATTCAGAAGCACTACAGCTGTTCCCAAGCAAATTTCAAATCAAAACGATGAAATCCGCTTGGGGTGTTTACCACACGAAAGGAAATGACATCAGTTTCAATAGTCTTCTTCTCTCTCAAACAGAAGAATTTATTGAGTATATCGTAGTGCATGAACTATGTCATCTCCGTTATCTAAATCATCAAAAAGAATTTTGGAATTTGGTAGCTAGCCAAATTCCAAATTATCGTGAAATTCGAAAAAGTTGTCGTGAATGA
- a CDS encoding amino acid ABC transporter permease, with translation MEYLQTLQDIFLAEDRYLYILNGLGFSVGVTLFAAILGILLGILLALLKLSQSKFLSQIALLYIDIVRGTPAVVQLMILANIVFVGALRETPILLVAGIAFGINSGAYVAEIIRAGIEGLEKGQTEAGRALGLSYAQTMKFIIIPQAIKKILPALVSEFITLLKETSIVGFIGGVDLLRSANIITSQTYRGVEPLLAVGIIYLILTSIFTILMRKVEKGLKVSD, from the coding sequence GTGGAATATTTACAAACATTACAAGACATTTTTTTAGCGGAAGATCGTTATCTTTACATTCTAAACGGATTGGGATTTTCTGTGGGGGTTACTCTTTTTGCGGCGATTTTAGGAATTTTATTGGGAATTCTGTTAGCCTTACTGAAATTATCTCAATCGAAATTCTTGTCCCAAATTGCCTTACTGTACATTGATATTGTGCGTGGAACGCCGGCTGTTGTACAACTGATGATTTTAGCTAACATCGTTTTTGTGGGAGCCTTACGAGAAACTCCTATTTTATTGGTTGCAGGAATTGCTTTTGGAATAAATTCCGGAGCCTATGTGGCAGAAATCATTCGTGCCGGAATTGAAGGTTTGGAAAAGGGACAGACGGAGGCAGGGAGAGCTTTGGGGCTTAGCTATGCTCAAACAATGAAATTTATTATCATTCCACAGGCAATTAAAAAAATTCTTCCGGCTTTAGTCAGTGAATTCATCACGTTATTGAAAGAAACTTCCATTGTCGGATTTATTGGAGGAGTTGATTTACTGCGTTCTGCCAATATCATTACAAGTCAAACCTATCGTGGAGTGGAACCTTTATTAGCTGTCGGTATCATCTATTTAATATTGACAAGCATATTTACCATATTGATGAGAAAAGTAGAAAAGGGGTTGAAAGTCAGTGATTAG
- a CDS encoding 2-phosphosulfolactate phosphatase gives MKIDVFLTAEEAKRKEIHDSNIVVIDVLRATSVMITAMAHGVSKIHPYESIEEVREASLASSFSILCGERKGLTIHGFDYGNSPLEYQKDNIRGAEMFMTTSNGTRALRNIHGQNNRIWIASFLNLSSMSTFLETEKKDCTILCAGTENQFSLDDALCAGMLIQKLHCYEKSDLALALERLAKNSKNIAESLHAAKHYRYLKSIGLEKDLEFCCTPDQYSLLLEYDPNTNSICSI, from the coding sequence ATGAAAATTGATGTATTCTTAACAGCGGAAGAAGCAAAAAGAAAAGAAATTCATGACAGCAATATCGTTGTCATCGATGTGTTGCGAGCAACTTCTGTTATGATTACGGCAATGGCTCATGGAGTTTCCAAAATTCACCCCTATGAAAGCATAGAAGAAGTGAGAGAAGCCTCTCTTGCTTCTTCTTTTTCAATTCTATGCGGAGAGAGAAAAGGACTTACCATACATGGCTTTGACTATGGAAATTCTCCTCTGGAGTATCAAAAAGATAACATACGAGGTGCAGAAATGTTCATGACGACAAGTAACGGAACTCGTGCCTTACGAAATATCCATGGGCAAAATAATAGAATTTGGATTGCTTCTTTTTTAAATCTAAGCTCTATGAGTACTTTTTTAGAAACAGAGAAGAAAGACTGTACTATTCTCTGTGCAGGAACAGAAAATCAATTTTCACTTGACGATGCTCTCTGTGCAGGAATGCTGATACAAAAATTACACTGCTATGAAAAATCGGATCTTGCTCTTGCCTTAGAAAGGCTTGCAAAAAATTCAAAAAATATAGCTGAAAGTCTGCATGCTGCAAAACATTATCGCTATTTAAAAAGTATCGGCTTGGAAAAAGATTTGGAATTTTGCTGCACTCCGGATCAGTATTCCCTTCTTTTGGAGTACGATCCGAACACAAACTCCATTTGTTCCATATAA
- a CDS encoding amino acid ABC transporter ATP-binding protein, which yields MIRVEHLDKNFDNLKVLKDISVEIQKGDIVAIIGPSGSGKSTFLRCINRLEEPSAGHIFIDEEDLMEENVDINKIRAKVGMVFQHFNLFPHMTVLENLILAPIQIKKMPEEEAKEKAKALLDKVGLSDKAEAYPNQLSGGQKQRIAIARALAMEPELILFDEPTSALDPEMIKEVLDVMRELAKEGMTMMIVTHEMGFAKNVANRVLFMEQGAIIEDCHPKELFEHPKSERVKDFLNKVLNK from the coding sequence GTGATTAGAGTTGAACATTTAGATAAAAATTTTGATAACTTAAAAGTGTTAAAAGATATTTCCGTAGAAATTCAAAAAGGAGATATTGTAGCAATTATAGGTCCTTCTGGAAGTGGAAAATCTACTTTTCTTCGTTGTATCAATCGTTTAGAAGAACCCAGTGCCGGACATATTTTTATCGATGAAGAGGATTTAATGGAGGAAAATGTCGACATCAATAAAATTCGAGCCAAAGTGGGAATGGTATTCCAACATTTCAATCTATTCCCACATATGACGGTATTGGAAAATTTGATCTTAGCACCGATACAAATCAAAAAGATGCCAGAAGAGGAAGCCAAAGAAAAAGCAAAAGCCTTATTGGATAAAGTTGGATTATCGGATAAGGCGGAAGCCTACCCAAATCAATTGTCCGGCGGACAAAAACAAAGAATTGCCATTGCAAGAGCTTTGGCAATGGAACCGGAATTGATTCTATTCGACGAGCCGACTTCCGCCTTAGATCCTGAAATGATTAAAGAAGTGCTGGATGTTATGAGAGAATTGGCAAAAGAAGGAATGACTATGATGATAGTAACTCATGAAATGGGATTTGCTAAAAATGTAGCTAACCGTGTTTTATTTATGGAGCAGGGAGCTATCATCGAAGACTGTCATCCGAAAGAATTATTTGAACATCCGAAAAGTGAGCGTGTGAAAGATTTTTTAAATAAAGTGTTAAATAAATAA
- a CDS encoding GTP pyrophosphokinase, which translates to MSIKLDQTTFFEEFTIDKDYFDATGLEWEELVHIYEDYVQLIPSLEKEAEYIVSKLIDAPNVHSVRRRVKKAKHLIEKIIRKGKKYKDRNISVDNYREIVTDLIGIRVLHLFKDDWKGIHHNILNLWELSETPQVNIRRGDYNLQQFRESISDLNCEIIVREHGYRSVHYLVKIPITISLNVLVEIQVRTVFEEAWSEIDHIMRYPYDTDNPVITEYLAIFNRMVGCADEMGTFLKKVKKDFSLGKELPENFVPRDLDLKFK; encoded by the coding sequence ATGTCAATAAAATTAGATCAAACTACTTTTTTTGAGGAATTTACCATTGATAAAGATTATTTTGATGCTACCGGCTTAGAATGGGAAGAATTGGTGCATATCTATGAAGATTATGTGCAACTTATTCCCAGTTTAGAAAAAGAAGCGGAATACATTGTATCAAAACTTATCGACGCTCCCAACGTTCACTCTGTGAGGAGAAGGGTCAAAAAAGCAAAACATCTGATTGAAAAAATCATTCGAAAGGGGAAAAAATACAAAGATAGGAATATTTCTGTGGACAACTATCGGGAAATTGTAACAGATTTAATTGGAATTCGAGTGTTACATCTTTTTAAGGATGACTGGAAAGGAATCCATCATAATATCTTAAATCTTTGGGAACTAAGTGAAACTCCTCAAGTCAATATTCGAAGGGGAGATTATAACTTACAACAATTTCGGGAAAGTATTTCAGACTTGAATTGTGAAATTATTGTGCGAGAACATGGCTATCGTTCCGTACACTACCTTGTCAAAATTCCCATTACAATTTCCTTAAATGTTTTAGTGGAAATTCAAGTTCGCACTGTGTTTGAAGAAGCCTGGAGTGAAATTGATCACATCATGCGTTACCCTTATGACACAGATAATCCGGTTATTACGGAATACCTTGCAATTTTTAATCGTATGGTAGGTTGTGCCGATGAAATGGGAACTTTTTTAAAAAAAGTGAAAAAAGATTTTTCATTGGGAAAGGAATTACCAGAAAATTTCGTTCCCCGAGATTTGGATTTAAAATTTAAATAA
- a CDS encoding autotransporter serine protease fusolisin produces MKKKKKNESINLKGKLLLLFLTSLLCTNCGGGGGGGGDGGSNVRPNEPLNIEKRNISTVWKLRQNSTENIPTDTRGNKKGESQKLAIIDSDFITHSATLKQKYPGIEILERESSYHANGDSHGEQVLEAMMEGVSFKALAVTAGTSKDENKGITTSTSFYHQLLPKFGNQKIKVFNQSFGGAVSDASATKETSEKTEVNTDPMKTFIEQIYKPFVEKGAIFVWANGNYGTGDVSVNDSTLEAKLPKYVPELEKGWISAIGVEKYRNGIKNVHYTKHLAYPGDAFRWSISADGGCNSSTIGSSFAAPRVARAAALVAEKFDWMTNDQVRQTLFSTTDRTNSENETRYTESKPNKEYGWGMLNTERALKGPGAFLTELLQIDGNNRIDEKLYFRAKLPEGTVSYFENEIHGEGGLEKSGAGSLHLTGNNSYQGKSIVTEGTLEVHKIHASGIDVKSAGTLVLHSKSIIGYKNKTTLIDEKEVDFQDISNKGNVDNAGRVTFTGSSAIIGGDYTARTGSHTQIGFSSNVHVKGNIYLQGGTLGILNNGYIGESKTQTVLSGKTVAGEFDSVETQGMVTGKIETTEKGVDVKLSRQNVVEYLGEAGESSKNSAQNVEKVFVDLDQKVASGMATAEELAMGASLQTMATTAFATATEKLTGEIYASSQALTFSQVQDMNRDLSNRLAGIENLSRSKKEWNTWVSAIGSSGKLQQSGYASAKTHVSGGQVGIDKAINDSTKLGLAFSYSYAHANFDKYAGDAKSDMFGMSFYGKKQFAKDYYLVGRLGTARVSSRVKRELLDVHAYTVMGDVKHRDYLYSSYFEVGKKMKYITPFLGYSHETLRRGSFTESNAAWGIHAAAKNYQNHNFLVGLRAEYDVNSYKFQGYVTQAVNIDGRDLSFEGHYTGNSTKQEFQGIKQAKNTTWFGAGVFKEIHPEFGIYGNIDFRFQDGKRASSVFSTGVQYKF; encoded by the coding sequence ATGAAAAAAAAGAAAAAAAATGAATCTATAAACTTGAAAGGGAAATTATTATTATTATTTTTAACCTCTCTTCTCTGTACCAATTGTGGAGGCGGAGGCGGAGGGGGTGGGGATGGAGGCTCCAATGTGAGACCGAATGAGCCACTAAATATTGAAAAAAGAAATATTTCAACAGTATGGAAATTGCGACAGAATTCTACAGAAAATATCCCAACGGATACAAGGGGAAATAAAAAAGGGGAGAGTCAAAAGCTTGCCATTATAGATAGTGATTTTATCACTCATTCTGCCACACTCAAGCAAAAATATCCAGGAATTGAAATTTTAGAGAGAGAGTCTTCTTATCATGCCAATGGAGATTCACATGGAGAACAAGTTTTAGAGGCCATGATGGAGGGAGTTTCTTTTAAAGCACTTGCTGTGACAGCGGGAACTTCGAAAGATGAGAATAAGGGGATTACTACTAGTACATCATTTTATCATCAACTATTGCCAAAATTTGGAAATCAAAAAATAAAGGTTTTTAATCAATCCTTTGGAGGAGCTGTTAGTGATGCGAGTGCTACTAAGGAGACGAGCGAGAAAACAGAGGTCAACACAGATCCCATGAAAACTTTTATTGAACAGATATATAAACCATTTGTTGAAAAAGGAGCTATTTTTGTTTGGGCAAATGGAAACTATGGGACAGGGGATGTTTCTGTGAATGATTCTACTTTAGAGGCAAAACTACCCAAATATGTTCCTGAATTGGAAAAAGGTTGGATTAGCGCTATTGGAGTGGAAAAATATAGAAATGGAATAAAGAATGTTCATTATACAAAGCATCTGGCCTATCCAGGAGATGCTTTTCGTTGGTCGATTTCAGCAGATGGAGGATGCAATTCTAGCACAATTGGTTCTTCTTTTGCAGCTCCGAGAGTAGCAAGAGCGGCAGCTCTAGTGGCTGAAAAATTCGATTGGATGACAAATGATCAGGTTCGACAAACTCTTTTTAGTACAACAGATAGAACCAATTCAGAAAATGAAACACGATATACTGAGTCAAAACCAAATAAAGAATATGGTTGGGGGATGTTGAATACAGAAAGAGCTTTAAAAGGGCCGGGAGCTTTTTTAACAGAATTGTTACAGATTGATGGGAATAATCGGATAGATGAAAAATTATATTTTCGTGCAAAACTTCCCGAAGGAACTGTCTCTTACTTTGAAAATGAAATTCATGGAGAGGGAGGATTAGAAAAATCTGGAGCAGGAAGCTTACATTTGACAGGAAATAATAGTTATCAAGGAAAAAGTATTGTAACAGAAGGAACTTTAGAAGTTCATAAAATTCATGCTAGTGGAATTGACGTTAAAAGTGCAGGAACACTGGTTTTACATAGTAAGAGTATTATAGGATATAAGAATAAAACTACTTTAATTGATGAAAAGGAAGTAGATTTTCAGGATATTTCTAATAAAGGAAATGTTGATAATGCAGGAAGGGTAACATTTACAGGGAGTAGTGCGATTATTGGAGGAGATTATACAGCTCGTACAGGATCTCATACACAAATCGGATTTTCTTCCAATGTACATGTAAAAGGAAATATTTATTTACAAGGAGGAACTTTAGGAATTCTTAATAATGGGTATATTGGGGAAAGCAAAACACAAACCGTATTAAGTGGAAAAACAGTTGCAGGGGAATTTGATTCTGTAGAAACACAAGGAATGGTAACTGGAAAGATAGAGACTACAGAAAAGGGAGTGGATGTAAAACTTTCTCGTCAAAATGTAGTAGAATATTTAGGGGAGGCAGGAGAATCTTCTAAAAATTCTGCACAAAACGTAGAAAAAGTATTTGTTGACTTGGATCAAAAAGTAGCCAGTGGAATGGCCACAGCAGAAGAGCTCGCTATGGGGGCTTCTTTGCAAACTATGGCAACTACTGCTTTTGCTACGGCTACGGAAAAATTAACTGGAGAAATTTATGCTTCTTCTCAGGCTTTGACTTTCTCACAAGTTCAAGATATGAATCGAGATTTATCAAATCGTTTAGCAGGAATCGAAAATCTATCTAGGTCGAAAAAAGAATGGAACACTTGGGTTTCTGCTATTGGAAGTAGTGGAAAACTACAACAAAGTGGATATGCTTCCGCGAAAACCCATGTATCAGGAGGACAAGTAGGAATTGATAAGGCAATCAATGACAGCACAAAATTAGGACTTGCTTTTTCTTATTCTTATGCACATGCTAATTTTGATAAATATGCAGGGGATGCGAAGAGTGATATGTTTGGAATGTCTTTTTACGGGAAAAAACAATTTGCAAAGGATTATTACCTAGTAGGAAGATTAGGAACAGCAAGAGTGTCTAGCCGAGTGAAGAGAGAATTATTGGATGTACATGCCTATACAGTTATGGGAGATGTGAAACATCGAGACTATTTATATTCCAGTTATTTCGAAGTTGGAAAAAAGATGAAATATATCACTCCATTTCTTGGCTATTCTCATGAGACATTACGACGAGGATCTTTTACAGAATCCAATGCTGCTTGGGGAATTCATGCAGCTGCGAAAAATTATCAAAATCATAATTTTTTAGTAGGATTACGGGCAGAGTATGATGTGAATTCTTACAAATTCCAAGGTTATGTAACACAAGCTGTGAATATAGATGGAAGAGATTTAAGTTTTGAAGGACATTATACAGGAAATTCAACAAAGCAAGAATTTCAAGGAATCAAACAAGCAAAGAATACAACATGGTTTGGTGCAGGAGTATTCAAAGAAATTCATCCAGAGTTTGGAATTTATGGAAATATCGATTTCCGATTCCAAGATGGAAAACGAGCTTCCAGTGTGTTTTCAACAGGAGTACAATATAAATTTTAA
- the asnA gene encoding aspartate--ammonia ligase, with product MEYKSKLGLLDTEIAIKKVKDFFEKELSLELSLIRVSAPIFVRPESGLNDNLNGIERPVSFDVKAGDIAEIVHSLAKWKRMALYRYGIETYNGLYTDMNAIRRDEDPDAIHSYYVDQWDWEKIIKKEDRNIETLKHVVEGVYSALRKTERYLRTQYPTLSKKLPEKITFITTQELEDKYPNLTPKEREHAIAKEHKAVFLMKIGGTLASGQKHDGRAPDYDDWELNGDILVWYEPLQIGLELSSMGIRVDEESLERQLKISGLEERKAFPFHQMVLNKELPYSIGGGIGQSRICMFFLEKIHIGEVQASIWPEEIRKECEEKNIILL from the coding sequence ATGGAATATAAATCGAAATTAGGCTTATTAGACACCGAGATCGCTATCAAAAAAGTAAAAGATTTTTTTGAAAAAGAACTATCCTTAGAACTTTCTTTAATTCGAGTTTCCGCTCCTATTTTCGTAAGACCGGAAAGCGGATTGAATGACAATTTAAATGGGATTGAAAGACCTGTTTCTTTCGACGTCAAAGCAGGAGATATTGCGGAAATCGTTCATTCTTTAGCAAAGTGGAAGAGAATGGCTCTGTATCGTTATGGAATTGAAACCTATAATGGTCTATATACGGACATGAATGCCATTCGAAGAGATGAAGACCCGGATGCTATCCATTCTTATTATGTAGACCAATGGGATTGGGAGAAAATCATTAAAAAGGAAGATAGAAATATAGAAACCTTAAAACATGTTGTGGAAGGAGTCTACTCCGCTTTACGAAAAACGGAACGATATTTGAGAACGCAATATCCGACTCTTAGTAAAAAATTACCGGAAAAGATTACTTTTATCACAACACAAGAATTGGAAGATAAATATCCGAATCTTACTCCAAAAGAAAGAGAGCATGCCATAGCAAAGGAACACAAAGCGGTTTTTCTTATGAAAATTGGAGGAACTTTGGCTTCCGGACAAAAACATGACGGTAGAGCTCCCGACTATGATGATTGGGAATTGAATGGAGATATTCTGGTTTGGTATGAACCTTTACAAATCGGATTGGAACTTTCCTCTATGGGAATTCGTGTTGATGAAGAATCCTTGGAAAGACAATTAAAAATTTCAGGTTTGGAAGAAAGGAAAGCTTTTCCGTTTCATCAAATGGTACTGAACAAAGAATTACCATACAGCATTGGAGGAGGAATCGGACAATCCCGGATTTGTATGTTTTTCTTGGAAAAAATTCATATCGGAGAAGTACAAGCCTCTATCTGGCCGGAAGAAATTCGTAAGGAATGTGAAGAAAAAAATATTATTTTATTGTAA
- a CDS encoding basic amino acid ABC transporter substrate-binding protein gives MKYFGMFILMGMMSAVMFAKTLYVGTNAEFAPFEYLEKGKITGFDIELMNALAKEMKMDIKIENMAFDGLLPALQMKKVDVVIAGMTETPERKKAVNFTKPYFKAKQVIITKKGKDIKDFQELSGKKVGVMLGFTGDAVVSDIKGAKVQRFDATYSAVMALENGKVDAVVADSEPAKKYIASYKDLSIASAKAEEEDYAIAVRKNDKTLLENLNKAMEKVKANGTYDVLLKKYFK, from the coding sequence ATGAAATACTTTGGAATGTTTATTTTAATGGGAATGATGTCGGCAGTGATGTTTGCAAAAACTCTTTATGTGGGAACCAATGCAGAATTTGCCCCTTTTGAATATTTAGAAAAAGGAAAAATAACCGGTTTTGATATCGAACTGATGAATGCTCTTGCAAAGGAAATGAAAATGGATATTAAAATAGAAAATATGGCATTTGACGGTCTGTTACCGGCTTTACAAATGAAAAAAGTGGATGTTGTCATTGCAGGGATGACAGAAACTCCAGAAAGAAAAAAAGCGGTTAACTTTACAAAACCTTATTTCAAGGCAAAGCAAGTTATTATTACAAAAAAAGGAAAAGATATCAAAGATTTCCAAGAATTAAGCGGAAAAAAAGTGGGCGTAATGCTTGGATTTACAGGAGATGCAGTAGTGAGTGATATTAAAGGAGCTAAAGTACAACGATTTGATGCGACTTACTCTGCCGTAATGGCTCTGGAAAATGGAAAGGTGGACGCTGTGGTTGCCGATTCCGAACCTGCTAAAAAATATATCGCAAGTTACAAAGACTTATCCATTGCTTCTGCCAAAGCGGAAGAAGAAGATTACGCAATTGCTGTTCGAAAAAATGATAAAACCTTATTGGAGAATTTGAATAAGGCTATGGAGAAAGTAAAGGCAAACGGTACCTATGATGTTTTATTGAAAAAATATTTTAAATAG